The sequence AAAACATATCCACACAGAGCTCAAACATGGCTCTACAACTGACAGCTGACACCTCTAAACCACAAGAAGAAACAGGCAGCAAGAATGACAAAACACAAACCAACTGCTCCCAACTACCAAGCACCTCAAATGATGACACACATAAAAAAGAGACAATTAAGGACATAGAGATGAAAGAAGAAGGACGTAGCAGACATCGCAGTACATCCccaaaaaacagaaataaatctCGCTCAAACATACCTAAACCCAAATGACAAACACTATACTACAGTGGAACTGCCGGGGCCTTAAAGCAAACTATAACGAACTCCAGCGATTAGCACTACTCATTAACCCATCGGTTATTTGCCTCCAGGAAACCCAAACGACCCCAAATAATAACATACATATAAAAAACTTTGCTGCATATCATAAACCAGGACCAAACATTGGTAAAGCAAGTGGCGGGACCATgatatacataaaaaataatgtccCCCATAACCATATAACGCTCAACACCCACCTACAGGCTACTGCAATCAGAACGTCAAATATCATTCATAAAAACATTACCATATGCACAATTTACATCCCTCCAAACACTATGTTAAAACTAACAGATCTAAACAATTTAATCGAACAACTCCCAATACCATTCATCCTATTAGGAGACTTCAATAGCCACAACATAATATGGGGGAGCCAAAATACCAACAGTAAAGGAAAAACAGTGGAAGaatttataaatacaaataacctctgtttaatgaatacacCTGGACATACATACTTACACCCAGGGCACGGAACATACACAACAATTGACTTAACAATATGCAAACCAGAACTATATATTCAATTTTCTTGGAAAATATGGGATGATCTGTGTGGCAGTGACCATTTTCCTATCCTCTTAAATCCTGATAGACCCCATCCTGTAGCTACACCACAAAGATGGAGAATAAACAGAGCTAACTGGCCGGCCTTTCAAAACCTTTGCAAAGAGAACATGAAGGCGATACCGACAAGAAATGAAGACCCTATAAAATGGTTCACAACAACTCTGAATAAAATTGCTGAAAAAACCATACCAAAGACATCacaaggaaaaaagaaaataaatccttGGTTCAATAATGAATGCAGACAAGCAATCAAGACACGGAAAAAAGCTGAAAGAAAGTTTAACAAACACCCCACAACAGACAACCTTAATAATCTACGAACCTCCAGAGCAAAAGCCAGAAGAAGAATAAACCGAGCCAAAAGACAAAGTTGGAAATTTTTTACAAATAacattaacacaaacacaccaacaaaCCAAATATGGAACATTATTCGAAAAATGGAAAACAGGAATACACAACCACGAGTCCAGTATCTGAAAAATCAACAGGAAACTGCAAACAATGAAGAAGAAATAGCAGAATTACTGGCAAAAACTTTTGAAAACATATCCTCAAACAAGAACTACAATGATGAATTTCAAAGAATGCGAATACATAGggaaacaaatgaaataaacttTCAGATGGATAATAAAGAACCATACAATCAAGCTTTTACATTGGATGAACTACACCACTCTCTCCAGAAATCCCATAATACCACAACAGGCCCGGACAACATTCACTACGAAATGCTGAAAAAACTACCCCTAACATCGACAGAACTACTCCTGCAAATATACAACCACATATGGAAAACCGGAAACATCCCAATGGCATGGAAGCAAGCAACAGTAATACCCATCCCCAAACCTGGAAAAAATCATCAAAATCCAGAAAACTACAGACCAATAGCCCTGACAAGCTGCCTTAGCAAGACACTAGAAAGGATGGTCAATAATCGCCTAGTCTGGTACATGGAAAAGAACAATGTCCTTAGTGAGATCCAAACTAGCTTTCGGAAAAAAAGGAGCACAATGGACAACCTTACTAGACTAGAAACATACATAAGGGAAGCCTTCATCCACAATGAACATACAGCCGTCATCTTCTTTGACCTCGAAAAGGCCTACGACACTACCTGGCGATATGGAATATTACAAGACCTTCAACAAATAGGACTTAAAGGCAGACTTCCAATCTTCATAAAAAACTTTCTAAAGGACAGACACTTCAAAGTCCGAGTCAACAACACTTTCTCTGAAGAACTCATCCAAGAGACGGGAGTCCCGCAAGGATGCATTCTTTCTGTAACTCTCTTAAACCTCAAAATAAGCAAAATTGCAAAGGAAATACCACCTTACATCTTCTGCAGTCTATATGTGGATGATCTATGCATAGGCTACAGGAATCAGGACATGGCAACAATAGAACACAAACTTCAACCCTGCAtcaataaaatacacaaatggTTAAACACAAATGGCTTTAAAGTATCTAAAAGCAAAACAACTTGTATCCACTTCTGCCAGAACAGAAAACTACACCCAGATCCAAAACTTTTCTTAGACGGAGAACCCATAAAGATAACAGAAACTGTACAATACCTGGGCCTAACACTAGACCACAAACTGACCTTCATCCCTCACATCAAGAGAGAAGTCTTTCAAAAAACTAAGAATACTAAAAGTACTAGCCAGTACTAAATGGGGAGCAGATCATGCTATACTTCTACGAATATACAGAACTCTAATCAGAACAAAACTGGATTATGGATGCTTTATATATGGATCAGCCAGAAAATCGTACACCAAGTGCCTTAACACAATACACCACCTAGGGATCAGAATTGCCCTAGGAGCATTCCGCACCTCTCCCATCCAAAGCCTCTACATAGAAGCACAAGAGCCCTCACTGGAACTCAGAAAACTTAAACTAGCATTGCAATATACAGTCAGAACCATGAGCAACCCAAGAAACCCAGTAAATAGAACCATACACCCACCACGTCCTCCAACTCGATACaacagacaaaataaaatacaaccatTTGGGACTCGAATCAAACCATATCTTGAGGACTTAAAGCTAAATTCAAATATAATGGCCCAGAGCCCCAACAATACCATTCCTCCATGGAAAATCAGAAAACCAAACATCTTATTTGATCTTGCCGACAAGAAGAAAGGAACTACACACCCAAACATATACATCAATGATTTTcttaaaattaaagaaaaataccCACTCCACCTTGCAATCTATACAGATGGATCCAAAACTACTGACCAGACAACAGCAGCCATATATGCAAACGGATATACAAACAAAGACAAACTGCCCCAACAATACTCAAGTTACAGTGCAGAAGCCCACGCCATACTTATGGCATTAAAATATGCTGAAAaagaacaaaagcaaaaaatactAATTTGCACAGACTCTAAATCATGCCTCAAAGCAATACAATCATACACATCAGACCATCCTATCATTAATAACATACAATGGacaattaacattttaacaGAGCAAGAATATGACATACAACTATGCTGGATACCAGGACACAGTGGAATTACAGGAAATGAAAAAGCAGACCAAGTAGCTAGaggaaaaacaagacaaaatacaACGAACATCAAAATCCCATCAACCGACTTAAAAGCATCAATAAATCTCTACATCAAAAGAAAATGGCAAAATGAATGGAACGCCCAGCACACTAATAAACTATATGAAATACACCCAAATGTTAATACCAAGCCAAGAATTCACCAGGGACGACGCATAGACCAGGTCATATACACGAGGTGCCGAATCGGCCACTccagaataacccaccaacacCTGATAAAAGGAGAAAAACCCCCAATATGTGAAACCTGCCAAACACCTATATCAATAAAACACATCTTGATAGAATGCCCAAAATACACTAAAGAAAGAGAACAAGCACACATGCCAGAAACTATCAAAGAGACTCTCACACACGACAACACAAGAAGACTTTTAACATACCTTGCAAccgtaaaaataaaaattaacatataatatggaccaaaatatgaagacagatacataatacctattactgccattaaatgacaccaatgtgttaaacatggcgttaaaacttaaataaataaataaataaatcaaagtgtttttgtacagtgtGGCACTGTGAGATGCAGGGCAGTAGTACAATGCAGAGTCAGATACTGTAGTTGAGAAGATATTGATGGATCGCCTTTATATGTCATATTTACattaacagtacaataaaattcttcttTTGCATATCACAGCTGCTTTGGAAGtcagggtcagagcgcagggtcagccattgtacagcaccctgGAGCTGAGAAGGTTAAGGCCCTTGCGAccagtaacaataacaatacaaacattcaatacaatacaataagaaaTAACAGCATCAAGCAGTGGAAATGTCTTTGTTGACTAACAAGGCAAAGAATAAAGTGTACAAGAGAAGTAATTAAccctttgaaataaaaaaaatacaattaaattaaacaaacaaacctattattattattgaaggtGATGCTCTATGTTAATATACCAATACTTCATTATTAATATAAGGACTTCAAACTTGCCACtcagggtccaggacctcctttttgttttttgtttttttgttgggACATGCCGGGAGTCGTGCATATAAAGGTGCAGTTGTGTATCAGGCGGCGGAGACCGTTTAGATTTTTGGTTTGCTCCTGTCCATTAAgctcctgtttgtttgttttgattcatgccttgtttagtcgtgtttctgtttgtcttagtctagtttatgtttagttctgttcaggtgtgtttagtgtagcatttagcttagcgtttaggtttcatgtgtttagattagcattagcattcagcatttagattagcatttagcataggtttGGTTCCTCCATGTTCTTCAGATGTTTCTACCTTGTTTACGATCCCAGGAGCCAgtaaacattcatcagttcaccttTAATAAGCAACGTAACTTAAACcagcagtttattttttaatgctttttatttttattttgatgaagGAAAAGTTTCTGGTGCTCATCCTGTGGTTTGCAGGTTCTTCATTCCATCTTCTCCAGATGATCAGGAGGAACGATCCCTGTGGAGCGAGGATGTTCTGAAGGACGCCACAGCGCTGCAGAACACAGCAGAGCCGATGAGACGTATTTTGAGGATGGCAGCACTACTACAGGGCGCACGGTCCAGCGGCTCGTTCTCTTCAGCTTCAGCATGTAGACCGGGGGCACGGAAGCACCGGCGGGCACGGACAcgcctacacaacacacacacacgttacaggAACACTCCAGCCTTCATCTGCTCACTAGGATGAAGATCTAGATCTAAAAATAATCACCTTGATTCTCCACCGTGGTCTCCATCAGTCTCTCACACTCTTCAGGTTGGGTTATAAATATGGGAGCAATCAGAACGTGCTCGTCCTGGACGTTCTGCTGCTGCACCACTTCATCAGATGAGGACCTGAAGATCTTCTCCAGAACAGCCTCAAGTGGATCTGCTGCATAAATGAAACCTGATTCAGCACCATGATGGATTAAACACCACACAGCTGAAAAATCGCTTCAAGATGTACCTTCAATCCCTTCTTTAACCGGGTTCTGCTCTTCTGGCTTCTTCTCCTCCATGCTCTGCTCCACCTGCTTCTTCTCTTCCATTTCTATCACCTGTACCTCTGGTTCCTGCCCTTGGTCCAGTAGAACCTGTGTACTCATCCCTGCATTCTCCTCATTTCCCATCATCTGATTCTCCTCTATGGTTGTCTCCTCCTGCCTCTCCTTCTTTTTGAGACTCTGCCaccatttcttcttcttcttcttttcaggTTTGGGTCTGTGCGGCTCCTCATCCTCGTCGGCCGGGACGCTACAACACCACAACTTCTTAAACCAGAACATTTTAGCTGCTGCTGCTTCGATGCTCCGTCTCAAAGTGAAGCAGCACCAGCACAGGAGCTCAGATCAGAGCTTGTAGAATGTTGTGACATCATCATGATGTCACAGTGTGTGCTGGAGCTGAGAGCAGAGCTGATGATCACAGCACCACTCAGTGTCTTTAACATTCACTCCAGATGTGGACACGCACAGTGTAGatctgtatagccaaaagtatgtggacacccccagagatctcacacacacacacacacacacacacacacattaaagcatttctattttaaatgtaaCTGAAGTTAATATTACTGACCAAACTAGATATAGATTTGTGTATAGAatagatttgtgtgtgtgtgtgtgtgttaatcctCATAATCTGAGCTGAATCAGGATCAGTGTTGAAACGACCTGCAGGTTCACCATCATGTTAACACACAATACTGTGAGATGCAGCTGCTAGAGTGGGTGAAGCACAGAATTACGGGTCCCCGGGATTACTGGGTTACATACTAAGATCTCATAactacaccaaccaggcataacattatgaccactgacaggtgaagtgaataacactgattatctcttcatcacggcacctgttagtgggggggatatattaggcagcaagtgaacattttattctcaaagttgatgttagaagcaggaaaaatggacaagcaaaaggatttgagcgagattgacaagggccaaattgtgatggctagatgactgagtcagagcatctccaaaactgcagctcttgtggggtgttcccggtctgcagtggtcagtatctatcaaaagtggtccaacaaaggaacagtggttaaccggcgacagggtcatgggcggccaaggctcattgatgcacgtggccCGTTTAGTCTGatgcaacagatgagctactgtagctcaaattggtgaagaagttaatgctggttctgatagaaaggtgtcagaatacacagcgcatcacagtttgttgtataTGGGGCTgtatagctgcagaccagtcagggtgcccatgctgacccctgtccatcgAAAGGAATGTATGCTAAATCACTGCAGTACTTGCCACATTCTGCCACACTCAACGttttgagttttattttattccaaACACAAAGCTGCACCCCAGCAGTGCCCACGTTTCTGTAGTATAGTGGTTATCAAGTTCGCTTACATCATTAGAAAATTCTGGACCAAAATTAACTCAGACAACTTTTATTTGAggggaatttggatggaaagcccatGGACTTTAAACGTTTTGAGA is a genomic window of Trichomycterus rosablanca isolate fTriRos1 chromosome 4, fTriRos1.hap1, whole genome shotgun sequence containing:
- the LOC134311401 gene encoding uncharacterized protein LOC134311401 isoform X2 encodes the protein MFWFKKLWCCSVPADEDEEPHRPKPEKKKKKKWWQSLKKKERQEETTIEENQMMGNEENAGMSTQVLLDQGQEPEVQVIEMEEKKQVEQSMEEKKPEEQNPVKEGIEDPLEAVLEKIFRSSSDEVVQQQNVQDEHVLIAPIFITQPEECERLMETTVENQGVSVPAGASVPPVYMLKLKRTSRWTVRPVVVLPSSKYVSSALLCSAALWRPSEHPRSTGIVPPDHLEKME
- the LOC134311401 gene encoding uncharacterized protein LOC134311401 isoform X1 translates to MFWFKKLWCCSVPADEDEEPHRPKPEKKKKKKWWQSLKKKERQEETTIEENQMMGNEENAGMSTQVLLDQGQEPEVQVIEMEEKKQVEQSMEEKKPEEQNPVKEGIEADPLEAVLEKIFRSSSDEVVQQQNVQDEHVLIAPIFITQPEECERLMETTVENQGVSVPAGASVPPVYMLKLKRTSRWTVRPVVVLPSSKYVSSALLCSAALWRPSEHPRSTGIVPPDHLEKME